In Platichthys flesus chromosome 20, fPlaFle2.1, whole genome shotgun sequence, a single genomic region encodes these proteins:
- the kat6b gene encoding histone acetyltransferase KAT6B isoform X1, whose product MVKLANPLYTEWILEAIQKIKRQKQRPSEERICHAVATSHGLDKKTVVEQLGLSVHDGSILKVTNKGSTSYKDPGNHGRVGSVPPANVSVPSKESIWSSSDLRHIDWNKILNRAIEGLDDNHGSSLKNIERYLRNQGDLSNIVDNPAFRQRLRLAAKRSVNNGRLSKNGPRYKLSHGGVDPRGSRCLTTTPLVLTSVTLLPHERDQLRVDPIPICSFCLGTKESNRDKRPEELLSCADCGSSGHPSCLKFSPELTSNVKRLRWQCIECKTCSSCRIQGKNADEMLFCDSCDRGFHMECCDPPLSRMPKGTWICQVCRPKDNGRKLLHQKADQIKRRYAKPIGRPRNKLKQRISITRGDGCMVALGGRGSPGRGQKITVCSTPSSGHAASVKDARDRLAVADPCCAVNATQFTTSTPTTTTLPLTPTSTSATLTVNKKTKGLIDGLSKFFTPSPVGRRSRPVTVESPANQLSSRDKGAPKLSMPPELFTFAADATQMITLSSSALPPAPTLPGFSPPSQVSSSSTSANSPQSSSSQSSVPSLSSLCNSSQLKGLFDGLSHIYTTQGQSRKKRLPCYAPPKRMHHKQDSPHASKTGPQPLGKNEFTKNRLHSTSAGPGRPRGHPFKMVSRFKRNPFLKKHRTLGRLRYKVSPQKGPPSPGKGDLTDGRIKPENNHGHDGDLRVKQEAHADLAAMSRDHVREEDFETFKCVQELAAQRTGSLMNTDSLRCPAVIEFGKYEIQTWYSSPYPPEYSRLQKLYLCEFCLKYMRSKNILQRHTKKCGWFHPPANEIYRKDNLSVFEVDGNVSKLFCQNLCLLAKLFLDHKTLYYDVEPFLFYILTKNDEKGCHLVGYFSKEKLCQQKYNVSCIMIMPQYQRQGFGRFLIDFSYLLTRQEGQAGSPEKPLSDLGRLSYLAYWKSVILEYLYKHPDKHISVKGISRATGMCPHDIAATLQQLGMIDRQDGRIVLIRRERLIQRHKDTQRANPRQNDVDPDALRWTPSTSINAVLSEEEREAEMDAERLKEQANRWVKEEREGYMMTHGSRQPLTKVHCKVPYRTYERRPAPPWARRIQQLQDVSDDEADDDEDEEDSDGSDGSPPILTKAHAMLAAKRKRTIVLKKRGRKRKRINSSVTTETISETTEVLNEPFDNSEDERPMPLLERTCRVGEREEEEEEEERKEKLPIMPIKRRRGRPRLEKNARKDNLEHWNEGADVLSKRPGRPRLVKRKKGWPKGVKRGPPKWRLKNERKMGFKLNLYTPPETPMEAEQHHIQTEEAKEEPDQDVAGTDKGSKAGRGVASPDIMSERLPSEPSSPADHASQKSSSPEGSPIASPVCSPAASPGPFSPRPDDRGDSPEPPEDDQQESEHEQEFPAKDAEHSTQAAVSLENENDEEDDEQRTQMEDQDADDEEDSHTKTEAPESSRAELEPSWKEMPECPPPFLDPKEDNDSELSQQVSTVKCSDEEQATAAESIQEAATDTTVASPPSEAVAVAPVAAVDSDNPVDSESEEESTPSPCPDQPPSQSAERQTVSPVLREDPPICAEIDSETAQAVQSLTQETERETVFQECVESQEPCRSLQTYTHVAQSPQLTSLDDCPQSDHSSPLSSAQSHPSQSVRSVNSPAVSILESGYTQISPDHSAISVPSLHNMETSPMMDVPSVSDHSQQVVDSGFSDLGSIESTTENYENPSSYDSTMGGSICGAGPSQNSCSYGSIPPSGLAQSSCAVSQQMAAVNPGSCGMIQQNSLSSPPHCNVKSPQGCVVVERPPSNSQHSQHSQRSQHSQHNSHSRHGPHNQHSQHNQHVPHNQLSQHSQHNPHNQHSHHHNHHLQHNQLSQHNQHPQHSLHNQHGQHSQQQPMAQCAIPTNFTTTMQLADIPESGNPNFALYERINHQGEYSSGHYSQSSGLSLAKLQQFTNTFIDHPHSLPFNHSASHPITSYANTSSLSSQHSSLVSLSQTPHRVPNPQVQATMTPPPNLSSPPPMMLQRNMGISPSQRIQPQMASKSHISARSKSAPLSHHQQQMYARPPQTVAMQAPSRTLAAMPRMNMSMNIMPAPAYNVNSMNMSSLNAMNGYSMSQPMMNSGYHGNHAYMNQSPQYSMQMGMMGTQPYPQQPMQAPPHGNMVYTPAGHHGYMNTGMSKQSLKGQFMRR is encoded by the exons ATGGTAAAACTTGCGAACCCTCTGTACACGGAGTGGATTCTGGAAGCGATACAGAAAATCAAACGGCAGAAGCAGCGGCCGTCGGAGGAGAGGATCTGCCATGCGGTGGCCACGTCCCACGGACTGGACAAGAAGACCGTCGTGGAGCAGTTGGGATTAAGTGTTCACGATGGCTCTATTCTCAAGGTTACAAATAAAGGGAGCACCTCCTACAAGGACCCGGGAAATCACGGAAGAGTTGGTTCAGTCCCGCCCGCGAATGTGTCTGTGCCATCGAAGGAATCTATATGGAGTTCAAGCGATCTGCGCCACATCGATTGGAATAAAATACTTAACAGGGCCATTGAGGGCCTGGATGATAACCACGGCTCCTCGCTGAAGAACATCGAGAGGTATCTGAGGAACCAGGGCGACCTCTCGAACATTGTGGATAACCCCGCTTTCCGGCAGCGGTTACGGCTGGCGGCCAAGCGGTCGGTCAACAACGGCAGGTTGTCCAAAAATGGCCCCCGGTACAAGCTCAGCCACGGCGGTGTCGATCCAAGGGGCTCCCGGTGTCTAACCACGACCCCCTTGGTCCTGACGTCAGTGACACTCCTCCCCCACGAACGAGACCAG CTCCGGGTCGACCCCATCCCTATATGCAGTTTCTGTCTTGGAACGAAAGAGTCAAATCGGGACAAGCGGCCAGAAGAGCTGCTGTCCTGTGCAGACTGTGGGAGCAGTG GGCATCCATCATGTCTGAAGTTTTCCCCCGAATTAACCTCGAATGTGAAGAGATTACGGTGGCAGTGTATCGAATGCAAAACCTGCAGTTCCTGTCGAATACAGGGGAAAAATGCT GACGAGATGCTATTCTGCGATTCATGTGATCGGGGCTTTCACATGGAATGCTGCGACCCACCGCTTTCAAGAATGCCAAAAG GAACCTGGATCTGCCAAGTATGCAGGCCAAAGGACAACGGGAGAAAACTGCTGCACCAGAAAGCCGATCAGATCAAACGTCGATATGCAAAGCCAATCGGAAGGCCCAGAAATAAGCTCAAACAAAGAAT CTCTATAACCCGTGGTGACGGCTGCATGGTAGCACTTGGAGGAAGGGGGTCACCTGGTAGGGGTCAAAAGATTACCGTCTGTTCCACACCTTCATCTGGTCATGCTGCATCTGTGAAGGACGCCAGAGACAGATTGGCTGTTGCAGACCCCTGTTGTGCGGTCAACGCCACCCAATTCACCACttccacccccaccaccaccactctacccctcacgCCCACCTCCACCTCAGCTACACTCACCGTTAACAAGAAAACCAAAGGGCTTATCGATGGGCTTTCCAAATTCTTTACCCCTTCTCCGGTGGGCCGTCGCTCGCGACCTGTAACCGTCGAGTCCCCCGCCAATCAGTTAAGCTCTCGAGACAAGGGTGCGCCCAAACTCTCTATGCCCCCAGAGCTGTTTACCTTTGCTGCTGACGCCACGCAAATGATTACCCTCTCGTCCTCTGCACTTCCTCCGGCACCTACGCTGCCGGGATTTAGCCCCCCCTCGCAggtgtccagcagctccacctccGCTAACTCGCCCCAGAGCTCTTCCAGCCAGTCTAGTGTTCCTTCCCTGAGTAGTCTCTGTAATAGCAGCCAACTGAAGGGACTATTTGACGGACTTTCTCACATTTATACTACTCAGGGACAGTCGCGGAAAAAGAGACTACCTTGCTATGCGCCGCCTAAGCGCATGCATCATAAGCAGGATTCCCCTCACGCATCCAAAACGGGGCCCCAGCCTCTTGGAAAGAACGAGTTTACTAAAAATAGGCTACACTCCACATCTGCGGGGCCAGGCCGACCCAGAGGACACCCATTTAAGATGGTCAGTCGTTTCAAACGTAACCCCTTCCTTAAAAAGCACAGGACACTAGGCAGGCTGAGGTATAAAGTGAGCCCTCAGAAGGGACCCCCCTCGCCAGGAAAGGGAGACTTGACAGACGGAAGAATTAAGCCTGAGAATAATCATG GCCACGACGGGGACCTGCGCGTGAAGCAGGAGGCCCATGCGGACCTCGCGGCCATGTCCAGAGACCACGTCAGAGAGGAGGACTTCGAGACGTTCAAGTGTGTCCAGGAACTCGCTGCACAG AGAACTGGATCTCTGATGAACACAGACTCCTTGCGTTGCCCTGCCGTTATCGAATTTGGGAAGTATGAGATTCAAACCTGGTATTCGTCACCTTACCCGCCTGAATATTCAAG ATTACAAAAGCTTTATCTGTGCGAGTTCTGTCTGAAGTACATGAGAAGCaaaaacattctccagaggCACACAAAGAAGTGTGGCTGGTTCCACCCGCCAGCCAATGAAATCTACAGAAAGGACAACCTCTCTGTATTTGAG GTTGATGGAAATGTCAGCAAACTATTCTGCCAAAACCTCTGCCTGTTAGCCAAGCTTTTCCTGGATCACAAGACCTTGTATTATGATGTGGAGCCGTTCCTCTTCTACATACTGACAAAGAATGATGAGAAAGGCTGTCATCTTGTGGGCTATTTCTCCAAG GAAAAGCTTTGCCAGCAGAAGTACAATGTCTCCTGCATAATGATCATGCCTCAGTACCAAAGGCAAGGATTTGGAAGGTTCCTTATTGATTTCA GTTACCTTCTCACCAGGCAAGAAGGACAAGCCGGCTCCCCGGAGAAGCCCCTGTCAGATCTGGGTCGCTTATCTTACCTGGCATATTGGAAAAGTGTCATACTGGAGTACCTTTATAAGCACCCAGATAAACACATCAGTGTTAAAGGAATAAGCAGGGCCACTGGGATGTGTCCGCACGACATCGCCGCTactctccagcagctcggcATGATTGACAGACAGGATGGCAG GATTGTGTTGATCAGAAGAGAGCGGCTGATTCAGAGGCACAAGGACACGCAGAGGGCGAACCCACGTCAGAACGACGTGGACCCCGATGCCCTACGCTGGACGCCCTCCACGAGTATCAACGCTGTCCTGtccgaggaggagagggaggcagaaatGGAT GCTGAGCGGCTGAAGGAGCAGGCCAATCGctgggtgaaggaggagagagagggctaCATGATGACTCACGGTAGCAGACAACCTCTCACGAAGGTCCACTGCAAGGTCCCCTACAGGACGTATGAGCGCCGCCCCGCGCCTCCCTGGGCCAGGCGCATCCAGCAGTTGCAGGACGTCAGCGATGATGAAGCGGATGATGACGAAGACGAGGAAGACTCCGACGGCTCTGATGGCTCACCGCCCATCCTGACGAAAGCCCACGCGATGCTCGCAGCCAAGAGAAAG cgAACCATTGTCCTCAAGAAGAGAGGGCGtaagagaaagagaataaaCAGCAGCGTGACAACAGAAACCATCTCCGAGACGACGGAGGTGCTGAACGAGCCCTTCGACAACTCCGAGGACGAGCGCCCGATGCCCCTGCTGGAGCGGACCTGCAGAGTGGgcgagagggaggaagaggaggaggaggaggagcggaaAGAAAAGCTGCCGATAATGCCAATAAAACGGCGGCGAGGTCGCCCCAGGCTGGAGAAGAATGCACGGAAAGACAATCTTGAACACTGGAATGAAG GAGCTGACGTCCTCTCTAAGAGACCCGGCAGACCCCGTCTAGTGAAACGGAAGAAAGGCTGGCCCAAAGGAGTGAAGCGTGGCCCTCCCAAATGGAGACTAAAGAATGAACGAAAGATGGGCTTTAAGCTCAACCTGTACACGCCCCCGGAAACCCCAATGGAAGCGGAGCAGCACCACATTCAGACTGAAGAAGCAAAAGAGGAACCAGACCAGGATGTTGCCGGCACAGACAAGGGCAGCAAAGCCGGCAGAGGCGTGGCCAGTCCGGACATCATGTCAGAGAGGCTCCCCTCTGAGCCCTCGAGTCCCGCTGACCACGCCTCACAGAAGTCCAGCTCCCCTGAGGGATCGCCCATCGCTTCGCCGGTCTGCTCACCTGCCGCTTCGCCTGGCCCCTTCTCCCCCCGGCCTGACGACAGAGGGGATTCCCCCGAACCACCTGAGGACGACCAGCAGGAGAGTGAACACGAGCAGGAGTTCCCAGCCAAAGATGCGGAACACAGCACACAGGCAGCTGTATCACTGGAGAATGAGAACGATGAGGAGGACGACGAGCAGAGAACTCAAATGGAGGATCAGGATGCGGATGACGAAGAGGACAGTCACACGAAGACGGAAGCAcctgagagcagcagagcagagttgGAACCGAGTTGGAAAGAGATGCCGGAATGCCCCCCACCTTTTTTAGATCCAAAAGAAGACAATGACTCTGAGCTGAGTCAGCAGGTTTCTACAGTAAAATGTAGTGATGAGGAACAAGCTACCGCTGCAGAAAGCATCCAGGAGGCAGCGACTGACACAACAGTAGCATCACCACCATCTGAAGCTGTAGCAGTTGCTCCAGTAGCAGCCGTGGACTCTGATAACCCTGTGGACTCTGAGTCAGAGGAAGAGAGCACGCCGAGCCCTTGTCCGGATCAACCGCCTTCTCAGAGCGCCGAGAGGCAGACAGTCAGCCCCGTGCTGAGGGAGGATCCCCCAATCTGCGCCGAGATTGACTCAGAGACGGCCCAAGCTGTTCAGTCCCTGACGCAGGAGACCGAACGAGAGACTGTTTTCCAAGAGTGTGTGGAGAGCCAGGAGCCCTGCAGGAGCCTGCAGACCTACACCCACGTGGCCCAGAGCCCCCAGCTCACCTCGCTGGACGACTGCCCTCAGTCAGACCACAGCAGCCCCCTCTCCTCCGCGCAGTCCCATCCGAGTCAGTCAGTGCGCTCCGTCAACAGCCCGGCTGTCTCCATCCTGGAGAGCGGCTACACCCAGATCAGCCCCGACCACAGTGCCATCTCAGTGCCCTCGCTCCACAACATGGAGACGAGTCCCATGATGGACGTGCCGTCCGTCTCGGATCACTCGCAGCAGGTGGTGGACAGTGGCTTCAGCGATCTGGGCAGCATCGAGAGCACCACGGAGAACTACGAGAACCCCAGTAGCTACGACTCAACCATGGGGGGCAGCATCTGTGGGGCAGGCCCCTCCCAGAACAGCTGCTCCTATGGCAGCATCCCCCCCAGTGGCCTGGCCCAGAGCAGCTGTGCCGTGAGCCAGCAAATGGCTGCAGTCAACCCCGGCAGCTGCGGCATGATTCAGCAGAACAGCCTGAGCTCGCCGCCCCACTGCAACGTGAAGTCGCCACAGGGCTGCGTGGTGGTGGAGCGGCCTCCCAGCAACAGCCAGCACAGTCAACACAGCCAGCGCAGCCAGCACAGTCAACACAACTCCCACAGCAGGCACGGCCCACACAATCAGCACAGCCAACACAATCAGCATGTTCCACACAATCAGCTCAGCCAGCACAGTCAACACAATCCCCACAACCAGCATAGTCACCACCACAATCACCACCTGCAGCACAATCAGCTCAGCCAGCACAATCAGCACCCTCAGCATAGTCTTCACAATCAACACGGTCagcacagccagcagcagcCCATGGCCCAGTGCGCCATCCCCACCAACTTCACCACCACCATGCAGCTGGCCGACATCCCCGAATCTGGCAACCCCAACTTCGCCCTCTACGAGAGGatcaaccaccagggggagtaCAGCAGCGGGCACTACTCCCAGTCGTCTGGCCTCAGTCTGGCCAAGCTGCAGCAGTTCACCAACACGTTCATCGACCACCCTCACTCGCTGCCTTTCAACCACTCGGCCTCACATCCCATAACATCTTATGCAAACACGTCCTCGCTCTCGTCGCAGCACTCCAGCCTGGTCTCCTTGTCCCAGACCCCCCATCGAGTCCCCAACCCACAGGTGCAGGCCACCATGACCCCTCCCCCCAACCTCAGCTCCCCGCCGCCCATGATGCTGCAGCGCAACATGGGCATCTCGCCCTCGCAGCGGATCCAGCCCCAAATGGCCTCCAAGAGTCACATCTCCGCACGCTCCAAGTCGGCCCCACTGTcgcaccaccagcagcagatgTACGCCCGGCCGCCACAGACCGTGGCCATGCAGGCGCCATCGAGGACGCTGGCCGCCATGCCGCGCATGAACATGAGCATGAACATCATGCCAGCGCCCGCCTACAACGTCAACTCCATGAACATGTCCTCCCTCAACGCCATGAACGGCTACAGCATGAGCCAGCCCATGATGAACAGTGGCTACCATGGCAACCATGCCTATATGAACCAGTCACCCCAGTACTCTATGCAGATGGGCATGATGGGAACACAGCCATACCCCCAGCAGCCCATGCAGGCTCCACCACATGGCAACATGGTGTACACTCCAGCTGGACACCATGGCTACATGAACACGGGCATGTCCAAGCAGTCCCTGAAAGGACAGTTCATGAGGCGGTGA